Proteins found in one Cellulomonas palmilytica genomic segment:
- the pstB gene encoding phosphate ABC transporter ATP-binding protein PstB — translation MAQRIDVKDLNIYYGDFRAVSDVAMSVEPRSVTAFIGPSGCGKSTFLRTLNRMHEVIPGARVEGRVEIDGVDLYAPDVDPVAVRRQVGMVFQRPNPFPTMSIAENVLAGVRLNNRRLSKGDAQDLVEESLRGANLWNEVKDRLDRPGSGLSGGQQQRLCIARAIAVRPQVLLMDEPCSALDPISTLAIEDLIAELKADYTIVIVTHNMQQAARVSDRTAFFNLAGQGQPGRLVEVDDTSVIFSTPREQATEDYISGRFG, via the coding sequence ATGGCACAGCGCATCGACGTCAAGGACCTGAACATCTACTACGGCGACTTCCGCGCCGTGTCCGACGTGGCGATGAGCGTCGAGCCGCGCTCGGTCACCGCGTTCATCGGCCCGTCCGGCTGCGGCAAGTCCACGTTCCTGCGGACCCTGAACCGTATGCACGAGGTGATCCCCGGTGCGCGCGTCGAGGGCCGCGTCGAGATCGACGGCGTGGACCTGTACGCGCCCGACGTCGACCCCGTCGCGGTGCGCCGGCAGGTCGGCATGGTGTTCCAGCGCCCCAACCCGTTCCCGACGATGTCGATCGCCGAGAACGTGCTCGCGGGCGTGCGGCTCAACAACCGCCGGCTGTCCAAGGGCGACGCGCAGGACCTGGTCGAGGAGTCGCTGCGCGGCGCGAACCTGTGGAACGAGGTCAAGGACAGGCTCGACCGGCCGGGCTCCGGGCTCTCGGGCGGTCAGCAGCAGCGCCTGTGCATCGCGCGCGCGATCGCTGTCCGGCCGCAGGTGCTCCTCATGGACGAGCCGTGCTCCGCGCTCGACCCCATCTCGACGCTCGCGATCGAGGACCTGATCGCCGAGCTCAAGGCGGACTACACGATCGTCATCGTCACGCACAACATGCAGCAGGCCGCGCGCGTGTCCGACCGCACCGCGTTCTTCAACCTGGCCGGGCAGGGCCAGCCCGGCCGCCTCGTGGAGGTCGACGACACGTCGGTGATCTTCTCGACCCCCCGTGAGCAGGCCACGGAGGACTACATCTCGGGCCGCTTCGGCTGA
- a CDS encoding CarD family transcriptional regulator, protein MTFTVGETVVYPHHGAALIEEIKTRTIRGEDKIYLKLKVAQGDLTIEVPAENVDLVGVRDVVGQEGLDRVFEVLRAPYTEEPTNWSRRYKANLEKLASGDVIRVAEVVRDLSRRDADRGLSAGEKRMLAKARQILVSELALAEHTEEEKAEAILDEVLAS, encoded by the coding sequence ATGACTTTCACGGTTGGGGAGACTGTCGTCTACCCGCACCACGGTGCAGCGTTGATCGAAGAGATCAAGACCCGGACCATCCGCGGCGAGGACAAGATCTACCTCAAGCTCAAGGTCGCCCAGGGCGACCTGACCATCGAGGTCCCTGCCGAGAACGTCGATCTCGTGGGTGTTCGCGACGTCGTCGGCCAGGAGGGCCTGGACCGCGTGTTCGAGGTCCTGCGCGCTCCGTACACGGAGGAGCCGACCAACTGGTCGCGCCGGTACAAGGCGAACCTCGAGAAGCTCGCGTCGGGTGACGTCATCCGCGTCGCGGAGGTCGTCCGCGACCTGTCGCGTCGTGACGCCGACCGCGGTCTGTCCGCGGGCGAGAAGCGCATGCTGGCCAAGGCCCGCCAGATCCTCGTCTCGGAGCTCGCGCTCGCGGAGCACACCGAGGAGGAGAAGGCCGAGGCCATCCTCGACGAGGTCCTCGCCTCCTGA
- a CDS encoding IspD/TarI family cytidylyltransferase, which produces MSVAAVLTAAGSGSRLGHVLPKALVPVRGEPLVVHAARRLLDARDGRGALVDALVVTAPADHLDAFVAALAPLDAGPGSGRVRVVVGGATRQASVAAGLAALGAGDASSDDTSSDDTSSADTSSDDTSSDDTVVLVHDAARPFVPPELVARVVAAVEAGHDAVVPGLPVTDTVKRVGPETTGAAPVVGTVERAELRAVQTPQGFRLGLLRRAHDEAARHAHDESLAATDDAGLVERLGATVVVVPGDERAAKITTARDLRVAELLGDA; this is translated from the coding sequence GTGAGCGTCGCCGCCGTCCTCACCGCTGCCGGCAGCGGCTCGCGGCTCGGTCACGTGCTGCCCAAGGCGCTCGTGCCGGTGCGCGGCGAGCCGCTCGTCGTGCACGCCGCGCGTCGGCTGCTCGACGCCCGCGACGGGCGCGGTGCTCTCGTCGACGCGCTCGTCGTGACCGCGCCCGCGGACCACCTCGACGCGTTCGTCGCGGCGCTCGCGCCGCTCGACGCCGGTCCCGGGTCAGGGCGCGTGCGTGTCGTCGTCGGTGGTGCCACGCGGCAGGCGTCGGTCGCCGCCGGGCTCGCGGCGCTGGGCGCCGGGGACGCCTCGTCCGACGACACCTCGTCCGACGACACCTCGTCCGCCGACACCTCGTCCGACGACACCTCGTCCGACGACACCGTGGTGCTGGTGCACGACGCCGCGCGGCCGTTCGTGCCGCCCGAGCTCGTCGCGCGTGTCGTCGCGGCCGTCGAGGCGGGCCACGACGCGGTGGTGCCGGGGCTGCCGGTGACGGACACGGTCAAGCGCGTGGGCCCGGAGACGACGGGCGCGGCGCCCGTGGTCGGCACGGTCGAGCGCGCCGAGCTGCGCGCGGTCCAGACACCGCAGGGGTTCCGCCTCGGGCTGCTGCGCCGCGCGCACGACGAGGCCGCGCGCCACGCGCACGACGAGTCGCTCGCCGCGACCGACGACGCCGGGCTCGTCGAGCGCCTGGGGGCGACGGTCGTCGTCGTGCCGGGCGACGAGCGGGCCGCCAAGATCACCACCGCACGCGACCTGCGGGTCGCCGAGCTGCTGGGGGACGCATGA